The following are encoded together in the Nocardioides sp. Arc9.136 genome:
- a CDS encoding prenyltransferase, whose amino-acid sequence MTEQLPYVDGVLTASQVADTAASIAAMQEPSGAVPWTTGEHVDIWNHVEAAMAMLVGGQVEAAERAYAWVPTMQRPDGSWPMKIVAGEVDDERGEVNMSAYFAVGLWHHWLVRRDLAFVRRYWPSVRAGLDWVVGQQLPFGGIRWTPTEEGALLAGSSSIYQSLRAGVALADLLDDPQPEWELAGGRLGHAVREHRDLFLDKATYSMDWYYPVLGGAVRGQAALDLLATRWDDFVVPDLGIRCVDTNPWVTGAETCELVMALDAIGDHRRALRLLADMQHLRADDGRYWTGWVFGDDVNWPHEWTTYTAAAVVLAVDALGEVAGHGTAGSGIMRGTSLAPHFAELALECGCESADELARSAGRPS is encoded by the coding sequence ATGACTGAGCAGCTCCCGTACGTCGACGGGGTGCTGACCGCCTCCCAGGTCGCCGACACCGCTGCGTCGATCGCGGCCATGCAGGAGCCCTCGGGCGCCGTGCCGTGGACGACGGGTGAGCACGTCGACATCTGGAACCACGTCGAGGCCGCCATGGCGATGCTCGTCGGCGGGCAGGTCGAGGCCGCCGAGCGCGCCTACGCCTGGGTCCCCACGATGCAGCGCCCCGACGGGTCCTGGCCGATGAAGATCGTCGCCGGCGAGGTCGACGACGAGCGCGGCGAGGTCAACATGTCGGCGTACTTCGCCGTCGGCCTCTGGCACCACTGGCTGGTGCGCCGCGACCTCGCCTTCGTGCGGCGGTACTGGCCCAGCGTGCGCGCGGGCCTGGACTGGGTCGTCGGCCAGCAGCTGCCCTTCGGGGGCATCCGGTGGACGCCGACCGAGGAGGGCGCCCTGCTCGCGGGCTCCTCCAGCATCTACCAGTCGCTGCGCGCGGGGGTGGCGCTGGCCGACCTGCTCGACGACCCGCAGCCGGAGTGGGAGCTCGCCGGCGGACGGCTCGGCCACGCGGTGCGCGAGCACCGCGACCTGTTCCTGGACAAGGCGACCTACTCGATGGACTGGTACTACCCGGTCCTCGGCGGCGCGGTCCGCGGCCAGGCCGCCCTCGACCTGCTGGCGACCCGGTGGGACGACTTCGTCGTGCCCGACCTCGGCATCCGCTGCGTCGACACCAACCCGTGGGTGACCGGCGCGGAGACCTGCGAGCTGGTGATGGCGCTCGACGCGATCGGCGACCACCGCCGGGCGCTGCGGCTGCTCGCCGACATGCAGCACCTGCGTGCGGACGACGGGCGGTACTGGACCGGCTGGGTCTTCGGCGACGACGTCAACTGGCCGCACGAGTGGACGACGTACACCGCGGCCGCGGTCGTCCTGGCCGTCGACGCGCTCGGCGAGGTCGCCGGGCACGGCACCGCCGGCTCGGGGATCATGCGCGGGACCTCGCTGGCCCCCCACTTCGCCGAGCTGGCCCTCGAGTGTGGCTGCGAGTCAGCCGACGAGCTCGCCCGCAGCGCCGGTCGTCCGTCGTAG
- a CDS encoding NAD(P)/FAD-dependent oxidoreductase — MTATQAPTAPRRVETDVLVVGAGPTGLFATYYAGFRGHRVAVVDSLPELGGQVTAMYPEKQILDVAGFPSVKGRDLVAGLVEQAATADPTYLLDRTATTLEHGTDGVVVTLDDGTEVAAGAVLVTAGIGKFSPRPLPAGEGWLGRGLEFFVPSFAPYAGKDVVVVGGGDSAFDWALHLEPIARSVRLVHRRDAFRAHERTVQQVRDSSVEIVTRAEVTALRGEEVLESVELLVDGETATYPAQAVVAALGFLADLGPLQDWGIEVRKRHVVVDSAMRTSLPRVFAAGDITEYPGKVRLIAVGFGEAATAVNNATVAIDPTAHVFPGHSSEGSQS, encoded by the coding sequence GTGACCGCCACCCAGGCCCCGACCGCGCCCCGCCGCGTCGAGACCGACGTGCTCGTCGTGGGCGCCGGCCCGACCGGCCTCTTCGCGACGTACTACGCCGGCTTCCGTGGGCACCGCGTCGCCGTCGTCGACTCCCTGCCCGAGCTCGGCGGCCAGGTCACCGCGATGTACCCCGAGAAGCAGATCCTCGACGTCGCCGGGTTCCCCTCGGTCAAGGGCCGGGACCTGGTCGCGGGCCTCGTCGAGCAGGCCGCGACCGCCGACCCGACGTACCTGCTGGACCGCACCGCCACGACGCTCGAGCACGGCACGGACGGTGTGGTGGTCACGCTCGACGACGGCACCGAGGTCGCCGCCGGGGCGGTGCTGGTCACCGCCGGCATCGGCAAGTTCAGCCCGCGCCCCCTGCCGGCCGGCGAGGGGTGGCTCGGCCGCGGCCTGGAGTTCTTCGTGCCGAGCTTCGCGCCGTACGCCGGCAAGGACGTGGTCGTCGTCGGCGGTGGCGACAGCGCCTTCGACTGGGCGCTCCACCTCGAGCCGATCGCCCGGTCGGTCCGGCTGGTGCACCGCCGTGACGCGTTCCGCGCCCACGAGCGGACCGTCCAGCAGGTGCGCGACTCCTCGGTCGAGATCGTGACCCGCGCCGAGGTGACCGCGCTGCGCGGCGAGGAGGTCCTCGAGTCCGTCGAGCTCCTCGTCGACGGCGAGACCGCGACGTACCCCGCCCAGGCGGTGGTCGCCGCGCTCGGGTTCCTCGCCGACCTCGGGCCGCTCCAGGACTGGGGCATCGAGGTGCGCAAGCGGCACGTCGTGGTCGACTCCGCGATGCGGACCAGCCTGCCCCGCGTCTTCGCCGCGGGCGACATCACCGAGTACCCCGGCAAGGTCCGGCTGATCGCCGTCGGCTTCGGCGAGGCGGCGACCGCCGTCAACAACGCGACCGTGGCGATCGACCCGACCGCCCACGTCTTCCCCGGCCACTCCAGTGAAGGGAGCCAGTCATGA
- a CDS encoding SDR family NAD(P)-dependent oxidoreductase: MGRLAGKVAIVTGGAMGQGAAISRAFVAEGASVVLADIAEDAGRALADELAAGSEGRAHFARHDVGDAASWATLVEDTHQRFGPVGVLANNAGLLRFGEIGTMPQEEVELLFRVNQLGCFLGMQAVTATMREHGGGSIVNASSVEGLAGMAGCAAYAATKWAIRGMTKCAAMELGPHGIRVNSVHPGMIDTPMTRVHGGDAAMEYGASKVPLRRVGQPQDIAPLYVYLASEESAYVNGAEIAIDGGVTSTHAFGG, encoded by the coding sequence GTGGGACGTCTCGCGGGGAAGGTCGCCATCGTCACCGGTGGCGCGATGGGGCAGGGCGCGGCGATCAGCCGCGCGTTCGTCGCCGAGGGGGCCTCGGTCGTGCTCGCCGACATCGCCGAGGACGCCGGTCGGGCGCTGGCCGACGAGCTGGCGGCGGGCTCCGAGGGCCGCGCGCACTTCGCGCGCCACGACGTCGGAGACGCCGCCTCGTGGGCGACGCTGGTCGAGGACACCCACCAGCGCTTCGGGCCCGTGGGCGTCCTGGCCAACAACGCCGGGCTGCTGCGCTTCGGGGAGATCGGCACGATGCCCCAGGAGGAGGTCGAGCTGCTGTTCCGCGTCAACCAGCTCGGCTGCTTCCTCGGCATGCAGGCCGTCACCGCGACGATGCGCGAGCACGGCGGCGGCTCGATCGTCAACGCCTCCTCGGTCGAGGGCCTGGCCGGGATGGCCGGCTGTGCGGCGTACGCCGCGACGAAGTGGGCCATCCGCGGGATGACCAAGTGCGCGGCCATGGAGCTCGGCCCGCACGGCATCCGGGTCAACTCCGTGCACCCCGGGATGATCGACACCCCGATGACGCGGGTGCACGGCGGCGACGCGGCGATGGAGTACGGCGCCTCCAAGGTGCCGCTGCGGCGCGTCGGCCAGCCCCAGGACATCGCACCGCTGTACGTCTACCTCGCCTCGGAGGAGTCGGCGTACGTCAACGGTGCCGAGATCGCCATCGACGGCGGCGTGACGTCCACGCACGCCTTCGGTGGCTGA
- a CDS encoding TetR family transcriptional regulator, translating into MSTTNSLSVEDLGSAAQRDRRKRILDATIDLASTGGFDAVQMRAVADQADVALGTLYRYFPSKIHLLVSALGRELERTEVLRRDEVVPGDTASERVINVLKGTTRGLQSSPHLTEALTRAFMFADASVQAEIHTVGMLLTRMLTRAMHPGQTEPNEDDVTIARVIGDVWLAALVAWVTGRQTAADTGKQIERAVHLILRD; encoded by the coding sequence ATGAGCACGACCAACTCCCTCAGCGTGGAGGACCTCGGCTCCGCAGCCCAGCGCGACCGGCGCAAGCGGATCCTCGACGCGACCATCGACCTGGCCTCGACGGGCGGCTTCGACGCCGTGCAGATGCGGGCCGTCGCCGACCAGGCGGACGTCGCCCTCGGCACGCTCTACCGCTACTTCCCCTCCAAGATCCACCTGCTCGTCAGCGCCCTGGGCCGCGAGCTCGAGCGCACCGAGGTGCTGCGCCGCGACGAGGTCGTCCCCGGCGACACCGCCTCCGAGCGCGTCATCAACGTCCTCAAGGGCACCACCCGCGGCCTGCAGAGCAGCCCGCACCTCACCGAGGCCCTCACCCGGGCGTTCATGTTCGCCGACGCCTCGGTGCAGGCCGAGATCCACACCGTCGGCATGCTCCTGACCCGGATGCTCACCCGCGCCATGCACCCCGGCCAGACCGAGCCCAACGAGGACGACGTCACCATCGCCCGCGTCATCGGCGACGTCTGGCTCGCCGCCCTCGTCGCCTGGGTCACCGGCCGCCAGACCGCCGCCGACACCGGCAAGCAGATCGAGCGCGCCGTCCACCTGATCCTGCGCGACTGA
- a CDS encoding glycosyltransferase family 4 protein has protein sequence MTRVRIAMLSYRSAPHTGGQGVYLRHLSRELANLGHEVEVFSGQPYPELDHPDVRLTKVPSLDLYRQPDPFRVPKLREFRDRIDVEEFATMCVAGFPEPKTFSSRVVRVLRDRVDDFDVVHDNQVLGYGMLEIEQLGLPLITTLHHPITFDRRIDISQTRNPWRKLTLWRWYGFLRMQAKVARAARKILTPSEASKRDIAQDFGVDPARMQVILLGVEDTFKPPTKPRVPGRILAMASADAPMKGIATLLEAFAKLRTERDVELVLITKPRPGGTTEKLIERLSIGHCVRFVSGVTDAELVELMGSAEVACVPSLYEGFSLPTAELMACATPLVVSRAGAIPEVTGPDGEAADLVTPGDVGELTAALGALLDDPERRERMGAAGRRRVEEMFSWRAVAVKVAEAYEEVIEDYRRERAAGPSDERNNRAHR, from the coding sequence GTGACGCGCGTGCGGATCGCGATGCTGTCCTACCGGAGCGCACCCCACACCGGCGGTCAGGGCGTGTACCTGCGGCACCTCAGCCGTGAGCTGGCCAACCTCGGTCACGAGGTCGAGGTGTTCTCGGGGCAGCCCTACCCCGAGCTCGACCACCCCGACGTCCGGCTGACCAAGGTCCCGAGCCTGGACCTCTACCGCCAGCCCGACCCCTTCCGCGTGCCGAAGCTGCGCGAGTTCCGCGACCGCATCGACGTCGAGGAGTTCGCGACGATGTGCGTCGCCGGCTTCCCCGAGCCCAAGACGTTCAGCTCCCGGGTGGTGCGCGTGCTGCGCGACCGGGTCGACGACTTCGACGTCGTCCACGACAACCAGGTGCTCGGCTACGGCATGCTCGAGATCGAGCAGCTGGGGTTGCCGCTCATCACCACGCTGCACCACCCGATCACCTTCGACCGGCGCATCGACATCAGCCAGACCCGCAACCCGTGGCGCAAGCTCACGCTCTGGCGCTGGTACGGCTTCCTGCGGATGCAGGCGAAGGTCGCCCGCGCCGCCCGGAAGATCCTCACGCCCTCGGAGGCCTCCAAGCGCGACATCGCCCAGGACTTCGGCGTCGACCCGGCCCGGATGCAGGTGATCCTGCTCGGCGTCGAGGACACCTTCAAGCCGCCGACGAAGCCGCGCGTCCCCGGCCGGATCCTGGCCATGGCCAGCGCCGACGCCCCGATGAAGGGCATCGCGACGCTGCTCGAGGCCTTCGCCAAGCTGCGGACCGAGCGGGACGTCGAGCTGGTCCTGATCACCAAGCCCCGGCCCGGCGGGACGACCGAGAAGCTCATCGAGCGGCTCTCGATCGGCCACTGCGTGCGGTTCGTCAGCGGGGTCACCGACGCCGAGCTGGTCGAGCTGATGGGCTCCGCCGAGGTCGCCTGCGTGCCGTCGCTCTACGAGGGCTTCTCGCTGCCGACCGCCGAGCTGATGGCGTGCGCGACCCCGCTGGTCGTCTCCCGCGCCGGCGCGATCCCCGAGGTCACCGGCCCCGACGGCGAGGCCGCCGACCTGGTCACGCCCGGTGACGTCGGCGAGCTCACCGCCGCGCTGGGTGCCCTCCTCGACGACCCCGAGCGCCGCGAGCGGATGGGTGCCGCCGGCCGTCGCCGGGTCGAGGAGATGTTCAGCTGGCGTGCCGTGGCGGTCAAGGTCGCCGAGGCGTACGAGGAAGTGATCGAGGACTACCGCCGCGAACGCGCCGCGGGTCCGTCGGACGAGAGGAACAACCGTGCTCACCGTTGA
- a CDS encoding class I SAM-dependent methyltransferase, producing the protein MVDPTSDWLGHALAAKGFMPEDEGMLLHRVALERLAHGPALEVGTYCGKSAIYLGAAAREVGGPQAVVFTVDHHRGSEENQAGWEHHDATLVDEEFGVMDTLPTFRRTLRLAGLEDQVVAVIGRSTTVSAHWRTPLSMLFIDGGHAEEHAQNDYTGWARWLDVGGLLVIHDVFPDPADGGQPPYHVFLRALESGAFEEVEALGSMRVLRRTTGAAGELVG; encoded by the coding sequence ATGGTCGATCCCACGTCCGACTGGCTGGGACACGCCCTGGCCGCGAAGGGCTTCATGCCTGAGGACGAGGGCATGCTGCTGCACCGCGTCGCGCTCGAGCGGCTCGCCCACGGGCCGGCGCTCGAGGTCGGCACCTACTGCGGCAAGTCCGCGATCTACCTCGGCGCGGCCGCCCGTGAGGTCGGCGGCCCGCAGGCGGTGGTCTTCACCGTCGACCACCACCGCGGGTCCGAGGAGAACCAGGCCGGGTGGGAGCACCACGACGCGACCCTGGTCGACGAGGAGTTCGGTGTCATGGACACCCTCCCGACGTTCCGCCGGACCCTGCGCCTGGCCGGCCTGGAGGACCAGGTCGTCGCGGTCATCGGCCGCAGCACGACGGTCAGCGCCCACTGGCGCACCCCGCTGTCGATGCTCTTCATCGACGGAGGCCACGCCGAGGAGCACGCCCAGAACGACTACACCGGCTGGGCGCGCTGGCTCGACGTCGGCGGGCTGCTCGTCATCCACGACGTCTTCCCGGACCCGGCGGACGGCGGCCAGCCGCCGTACCACGTCTTCCTGCGCGCGCTGGAGTCCGGCGCCTTCGAGGAGGTCGAGGCGCTGGGCTCCATGCGCGTCCTACGACGGACGACCGGCGCTGCGGGCGAGCTCGTCGGCTGA
- a CDS encoding ferredoxin produces the protein MSRIKVDFDLCESNALCEAMAPEVFELDDDDYLQVKAEETTPENEGDVKRAVAACPRAAISLED, from the coding sequence ATGAGCAGGATCAAGGTCGACTTCGACCTCTGCGAGTCCAACGCGCTGTGCGAGGCGATGGCGCCGGAGGTCTTCGAGCTCGACGACGACGACTACCTGCAGGTGAAGGCCGAGGAAACCACGCCCGAGAACGAGGGCGACGTCAAGCGAGCCGTCGCGGCCTGCCCGCGCGCGGCCATCTCCCTGGAGGACTGA
- a CDS encoding acyl-CoA dehydrogenase — MSIGISEEHVELAASLRKWATTLDGPAVVRSAEGEAAEAFAPTWQAVQEMGVATIGLPEAAGGGGGSVLDQAVALEACAHGLVPGPLLGPVVAHSLLGGSEVAAALGEGAVVAVGLSDLVWDVPSATHVLLEVGSGGWRVLPVEAVTTAASTGLDLSRRYGTVAVQDAGAGVAVPHLTRELLHRTAVTYAAAEAAGLARWCLDTAVEYAKVREQFGQKIGAFQAVKHLCAEMLETSEAVTGAAWDVASAATGPEEQWAFAADVAAVTCFDGAVEVAKTCIQVLGGIGFTFEHDAHLYLRRAVALRALLGSSDEAARRLAARAVAGTRRALEVDLEGRDAEVRDEVRAAVEQVAARPAAEQRAGLVDTGLLMPHWPAPYGRGADAVTQIVIDQELARAGVTRPDIVIAGWALPTILEHGTDAQRERFVEPSLRGDLVWCQLFSEPGSGSDLASLRTRAEKVDGGWRLNGQKVWTSVADRADWGICLARTDPDAPQHKGISYFLVDMRSAGIDVRPLREITGEALFNEVFLDDVFVPDEMMVAGPGDGWRLARTTLANERVAMAGSRLAKSTERAVELAAAGVGAAQEVRVGQAVALSTVCSLLGVRSTLRSLAGQGPGPESSVAKLLGVRNRQDGSELVVALHGDRALTDAEDVRADVWEMLNTRCLSIAGGTTQVLRNVAGERILGLPR, encoded by the coding sequence ATGTCGATCGGGATCTCCGAGGAGCACGTCGAGCTGGCCGCGAGCCTGCGCAAGTGGGCGACGACCCTCGACGGTCCGGCCGTGGTGCGGTCCGCGGAGGGCGAGGCCGCCGAGGCGTTCGCGCCGACCTGGCAGGCGGTCCAGGAGATGGGCGTCGCCACCATCGGCCTGCCCGAGGCCGCCGGCGGCGGCGGGGGATCGGTCCTCGACCAGGCGGTCGCCCTCGAGGCGTGCGCCCACGGGCTCGTGCCCGGGCCCCTGCTCGGGCCGGTGGTCGCGCACTCGCTGCTGGGCGGGTCCGAGGTCGCCGCCGCGCTGGGCGAGGGTGCGGTCGTCGCCGTCGGCCTCTCCGACCTGGTGTGGGACGTCCCCTCCGCCACGCACGTGCTGCTCGAGGTCGGGTCCGGCGGGTGGCGCGTCCTGCCCGTCGAGGCGGTCACGACCGCCGCGAGCACGGGCCTCGACCTCAGCCGGCGGTACGGGACGGTCGCGGTCCAGGACGCCGGTGCCGGGGTCGCGGTGCCGCACCTGACCCGCGAGCTCCTGCACCGCACGGCCGTCACGTACGCCGCCGCCGAGGCGGCCGGGCTGGCCCGCTGGTGCCTGGACACGGCCGTGGAGTACGCCAAGGTCCGCGAGCAGTTCGGCCAGAAGATCGGGGCGTTCCAGGCCGTCAAGCACCTGTGCGCGGAGATGCTGGAGACCTCCGAGGCGGTCACCGGCGCGGCGTGGGACGTCGCGTCGGCCGCTACCGGACCCGAGGAGCAGTGGGCCTTCGCCGCCGACGTCGCGGCGGTGACCTGCTTCGACGGCGCGGTCGAGGTCGCCAAGACCTGCATCCAGGTGCTCGGCGGCATCGGCTTCACCTTCGAGCACGACGCCCACCTCTACCTCCGCCGGGCGGTCGCCCTGCGGGCGCTGCTGGGCAGCAGCGACGAGGCCGCGCGCCGGCTCGCGGCCCGGGCGGTCGCCGGCACGCGGCGCGCCCTCGAGGTCGACCTCGAGGGCCGCGACGCCGAGGTGCGGGACGAGGTCCGCGCGGCCGTCGAGCAGGTCGCCGCCCGGCCGGCCGCGGAGCAGCGGGCCGGCCTCGTCGACACCGGCCTGCTGATGCCGCACTGGCCGGCGCCGTACGGCAGGGGCGCGGACGCGGTGACCCAGATCGTCATCGACCAGGAGCTCGCCCGCGCGGGCGTGACCCGCCCCGACATCGTCATCGCCGGCTGGGCCCTCCCGACGATCCTGGAGCACGGCACCGACGCCCAGCGCGAGCGGTTCGTCGAGCCCTCGCTGCGCGGCGACCTGGTCTGGTGCCAGCTCTTCTCCGAGCCCGGCTCCGGCTCGGACCTGGCCTCCCTGCGCACCCGTGCGGAGAAGGTGGACGGCGGCTGGCGGCTCAACGGACAGAAGGTGTGGACGTCGGTGGCCGACCGCGCCGACTGGGGCATCTGCCTGGCCCGCACCGACCCCGACGCGCCGCAGCACAAGGGGATCTCCTACTTCCTCGTCGACATGCGCTCGGCGGGCATCGACGTGCGGCCGCTGCGCGAGATCACCGGCGAGGCGCTGTTCAACGAGGTCTTCCTCGACGACGTCTTCGTGCCCGACGAGATGATGGTCGCCGGCCCGGGGGACGGGTGGAGGCTCGCCCGCACCACCCTCGCCAACGAGCGGGTGGCGATGGCGGGCAGCCGCCTGGCCAAGAGCACCGAGCGGGCCGTCGAGCTCGCCGCGGCCGGGGTGGGCGCCGCCCAGGAGGTGCGGGTCGGCCAGGCGGTCGCGCTGTCGACGGTCTGCTCGCTGCTCGGCGTGCGCTCGACGCTGCGCTCGCTGGCCGGCCAGGGCCCCGGCCCGGAGTCGAGCGTCGCCAAGCTGCTCGGTGTGCGCAACCGCCAGGACGGCTCCGAGCTGGTCGTCGCCCTGCACGGCGACCGGGCGCTGACCGATGCCGAGGACGTCCGCGCCGACGTCTGGGAGATGCTCAACACGCGGTGCCTCTCCATCGCCGGCGGGACCACCCAGGTGCTGCGCAACGTCGCCGGCGAACGCATCCTCGGACTGCCCCGATAG
- a CDS encoding PPOX class F420-dependent oxidoreductase, translated as MANQRSQVVMSDAEVDTFLAQQRSSTVATIGPNGQVHLVAMWYAWLDGHIWIETKAKSQKVVNLRRDPRMSFLVEAGHTYDQLRGVSLEGSGVVIEDEQTVWDVCVNVFERYNAPYTEELRPFVEVMARNRVVVRLDVDRTRSWDHRKLGMDPMDLGGSTAEFLD; from the coding sequence ATGGCCAACCAACGTTCCCAGGTCGTCATGTCCGACGCCGAGGTGGACACCTTCCTCGCCCAGCAGCGCAGCTCCACCGTCGCGACGATCGGCCCGAACGGCCAGGTGCACCTGGTCGCGATGTGGTACGCCTGGCTCGACGGCCACATCTGGATCGAGACCAAGGCCAAGTCGCAGAAGGTCGTCAACCTGCGCCGCGACCCGCGGATGAGCTTCCTCGTCGAGGCCGGCCACACCTACGACCAGCTCCGCGGCGTCTCGCTCGAGGGCTCCGGCGTCGTCATCGAGGACGAGCAGACCGTCTGGGACGTCTGCGTCAACGTCTTCGAGCGCTACAACGCGCCGTACACCGAGGAGCTGCGGCCGTTCGTCGAGGTGATGGCCCGCAACCGCGTCGTCGTCCGCCTCGACGTCGACCGCACCCGCAGCTGGGACCACCGCAAGCTCGGCATGGACCCCATGGACCTCGGCGGCTCCACCGCGGAGTTCCTGGACTGA
- a CDS encoding class I SAM-dependent methyltransferase encodes MLTVDFDRLGLRPGDRVLDMGCGAGRHAFEMYRRGGDVIAFDMDADELAKVRDLFVAMKDAGEVPEGAQADVKEGDALQLPFADGEFDRIVAAEVLEHIWADVDAIKELVRVLRPGGTLAISVPRWLPEVINWKLSEEYHNAPGGHIRIYTDHELVDKVTKAGRPNDGEPGDAMVFEGKDYAHGLHAPYWWIKCAVGVENDDHPLAKAYHRLLVWEIMKQPTALRLAGKVLDPLIGKSMVLYFRKPGTAGADD; translated from the coding sequence GTGCTCACCGTTGACTTCGACCGCCTGGGGCTGCGCCCGGGCGACCGTGTGTTGGACATGGGCTGCGGCGCCGGCCGGCACGCGTTCGAGATGTACCGCCGTGGGGGCGACGTCATCGCCTTCGACATGGACGCCGACGAGCTGGCGAAGGTCCGCGACCTCTTCGTGGCCATGAAGGACGCCGGAGAGGTCCCCGAGGGCGCGCAGGCCGACGTCAAGGAGGGCGACGCCCTGCAGCTGCCCTTCGCCGACGGTGAGTTCGACCGGATCGTCGCCGCCGAGGTGCTCGAGCACATCTGGGCCGACGTGGACGCGATCAAGGAGCTCGTCCGCGTGCTGCGCCCCGGCGGCACCCTGGCGATCTCGGTGCCGCGCTGGCTGCCCGAGGTCATCAACTGGAAGCTGTCGGAGGAGTACCACAACGCGCCCGGCGGCCACATCCGTATCTACACCGACCACGAGCTGGTCGACAAGGTCACCAAGGCCGGCCGGCCCAACGACGGCGAACCCGGCGACGCGATGGTCTTCGAGGGCAAGGACTACGCCCACGGCCTGCACGCGCCGTACTGGTGGATCAAGTGCGCCGTGGGCGTCGAGAACGACGACCACCCGCTCGCCAAGGCCTACCACCGGCTCCTGGTGTGGGAGATCATGAAGCAGCCGACCGCGCTCAGGCTCGCGGGCAAGGTGCTCGACCCGCTGATCGGGAAGAGCATGGTGCTGTACTTCCGCAAGCCCGGGACCGCGGGTGCCGATGACTGA
- a CDS encoding 3-oxoacyl-ACP reductase: MSTTTDDLSLDGRVAVVTGAGAGLGRAEALALAAAGARVVLNDLPGAADEAVEEIRSRGGEATVVEGDVSERSTADAMVAAAVDGFGSLDIVVNNAGMTRDRMLFNMSDEEWDAVIKVHLRGHFLLSRNAAAYWRGKSKEADAPVYGRVVNTASEAFLGGSPGQPNYAAAKAGIAALTLSTARGLGRIGVRANAICPRARTAMTAQVFGEDTSGSEIDPYSPDHVAPLVAYLASPAADAITGQVFVVYGGMVALVAAPVVEQRFDASGSVWELEDLAKQVGGFFEGRDPSVGFAADSIMQLTV; this comes from the coding sequence ATGAGCACCACCACCGACGACCTCTCCCTCGACGGCCGCGTCGCCGTCGTCACCGGCGCCGGCGCCGGCCTGGGCCGGGCCGAGGCCCTCGCCCTGGCCGCGGCCGGCGCGAGGGTCGTCCTCAACGACCTCCCCGGCGCCGCCGACGAGGCGGTCGAGGAGATCCGCTCCCGCGGCGGCGAGGCCACCGTGGTCGAGGGCGACGTCTCCGAGCGGTCGACCGCCGACGCGATGGTCGCGGCCGCCGTGGACGGCTTCGGCTCGCTCGACATCGTCGTGAACAACGCCGGGATGACCCGCGACCGGATGCTCTTCAACATGTCCGACGAGGAGTGGGACGCGGTCATCAAGGTGCACCTGCGCGGCCACTTCCTGCTCTCGCGCAACGCCGCGGCGTACTGGCGCGGGAAGTCGAAGGAGGCCGACGCCCCGGTGTACGGCCGCGTCGTGAACACCGCGAGCGAGGCGTTCCTGGGCGGGTCGCCGGGGCAGCCGAACTACGCCGCCGCCAAGGCCGGCATCGCCGCGCTGACGCTGTCGACCGCCCGCGGTCTCGGACGCATCGGCGTGCGCGCCAACGCCATCTGCCCGCGCGCCCGGACCGCGATGACCGCACAGGTCTTCGGTGAGGACACCTCCGGCTCGGAGATCGACCCGTACTCGCCCGACCACGTCGCGCCGCTCGTCGCCTACCTCGCCTCACCGGCGGCGGACGCGATCACCGGCCAGGTCTTCGTCGTGTACGGCGGGATGGTGGCGCTCGTCGCCGCGCCCGTCGTCGAGCAGCGCTTCGACGCCTCCGGCTCGGTCTGGGAGCTCGAGGACCTCGCCAAGCAGGTCGGCGGGTTCTTCGAGGGGCGCGACCCCTCGGTCGGCTTCGCGGCCGACTCGATCATGCAGCTGACGGTCTGA